CTTATAATCATTTAGTATGAGCTCACCATGTTGTATTAAACCTTctgatgttgtgtttcaggTGACGGTTGAAGACTCTCAGCTGTCTCATCTGACTCGAGATCGAGTGAAGATTCCTCACAACCGCCGGCTGCCGACCAGAGGTCACTTGCTGGCTGTGGTCAGTATCATCTatcacaaaaccaacacaaagtcATTACAGATACTCACAAATTCACtttgctgaaacatattcacaATGACGTGATTAATGGGGGGGTTTATGCGTAAATCATGACCAAGCAGAATGATAACTGATTATTTCTGCTGAATAAAATATGTctattaaaatgttatttgcACATAAACTAAACTTATATTGTATTAAATAACTTATTTACATCTGACAAATTCAAATTGTAACTGATCACACATTCAAATTAACAAGAAATCTCAGCTCAAAGGTCACACCCACATTAATTAATCTGCTGATGAAGACTGTGTGTTACGGCAGGTTcaaaaggctcaggagcaggaaatgaaacaacaccagcgtaaaggttttaaaaatgcttttattaacAACAAGAAACTCTATACAGGAACCGGAACTAGAATCTTAGACAAGGAAGAACTAAACGACTACtagaactaaaaaacaaaaccatctAGAGGTACGGAGgaataactacatgaacatggaaactgaaactaaggttaacccacgtatggtaacaccaaggtagggaaacaactgaaaatacaaaactaacccagcctagactaccagtaattatgagctgaaacccCAGACTAAAACTATCCTATGCAGAGCAACAAATACATTAAGTTAAATACGGAACGCTGATTATTTAATTCGACGTATTAACAATACAAAGAGTCTGGTGATACTAGGGCTTGGAGACTTAActgatgagctgagaacagtcGTTTTGGTTTGGCTTCATCCAGAACTCTCCCTCCCAGTGTTCGCCAAGTGCTTGGTAAGTTGGTGTCGGTAGAACCCGGTCGtggcagatgtttccagagaaaGTCCTCTTTCCAGGTGTAAGCCGATGTTCCCAGGTTAAGCTGGCGATAGGTGGAGATCCTCCGTAGAAGGCAGAATCCGTGGTTGGGTGGAAAACCAGCAGACGAAGGAACCCAGGCAActcagcaggcaggaatcagctttctaaacacagaaaacagaattactggcaATTCTAGGCTGGTGGGAAGGACAGTTCTACTCCCAGCactaactggagattagacAACGGTCCAGCTTCAAATGACAGACGccatctgcttttatagagacgctcagagaccagtcactcagctccacctgcagctcgtctGCTGATTACAATGcaccacacctgctgccagcttcaccacacacacctaggagagagagaacagggctggaggaggaagcactaccacagtCCACAGCCTTAAACTGTGGCTGTGACAGTGTGACTCAATCAAAAGCTTCAGTTACCAGATAATCAGCATTCAGTGGTGTTCAGGATGTTTCTGCAGTTACAGTTACAGATGTCAAAAACTgctgcaaattttaaacaattttcttAACCAATGGTTGCTATAgcattatcaatcaatcaatatgGATTTTGTAAACATTACTCTATATACCGACATAACTCATTTTAATCATAGACACACAAGTTTCTCCGTAAGAGCAATTAACTAACATTAGTGTCTTGGTTACTATAACATCCTAGTGGAGTACAAATCATCTTGGTTATATgagttctggttggaggtcattaacctccacagaagtctttgtcatggtgcccattgctagccaaactcccacaatgctctctgcttgccaacatgaactgtgGTCTCAGTAAGAGGCTctacctggtggaacaaccaggtactacagctgatctgcaGTGCATTTACAGACATGCGCaaccttcttcttctgccttACTGgggttaatatatttttaatctgttaaaATATTAACGACAATTGATTAATCAGTGGCTGTCATTACCAAACCTAGTCTCAGGTGTATGAGTGGTTGACCCGCCTCCTCTCTACCTTCAGGCCTCCACCTCGTCCTCAGATGGGATGCTGACTCTGGACCTGATCCAAGAGGAGGACACTGTGTCTCCACAGGGTGCCGATGGCTTCAGGGTTGACCTCGATAAATTCCGCCTCACACCAGACTGTCCCAGGTCCAAAACAGATGGCACCCTCTCAGCTCGGACCGCTGAGGCTTCTGGGAAGTCTCAGAGCCTTCCCCgtgaggtggtggtggtgtgggAGCAGACGGGCCCAGCCCAAACCCCCCAGGCAGGGAAACGTCTCACAACGGCGGAGAAGAACCGCTGCGCCTCCATGGACGAGATCCTGACACACTCAGAaactaaaactgtcaaaaacaaagCACCGTCTCGTTCGTCAGCCTCATCACCGACTGGCATGGCAGCGCCCATCAGCCAGCTGCAGGACCTCATTGGTCAAAAGCTGGAGAAGACAGAGCagctgctgatggaggtccGGACAGATGGCGAGGGGGAGCTGGGGAAGATGAAGAGCGGGACTGATGGAACGCGAGCTGAAGCTGAGAGACTCCTGAAGGAGGCAGCGGCGGCCTGGAACCAGGCCCGTGAGGTTCTGGAGGAGGTAAAGGAGTTGAGGGTGCTGTACCGACAGCTGGACTCCACCTCTGCCATCAGTCCCTCCAACAGCAACAAACTGAGCCCCGACCGCAAGAGCCTGATGTAAACAGGACCGGTTCAGACTGGTAGGACCAGGGTTAGGCTAGTAGGAACCAGTTCAGACTGGTTGGCACTGGGTCAGACCAGTAGGATCCCCTTCCGACTGGTAGGACCTATGTCAGACAGGGAGGAACTGGTTCAAACTGGTAGGACCTGGTTCAGACTGGTAGGAACTGGTTCAGACTGGTAGGAACTGGGTCAGACTGGTAGGAACTGGGTCAGACAGATCCAGTTCAGGTAAAGACACAAAGCTGAAGGCTGCAgatgaaaaattttaaattattttgataGATTCAGGTTTTAGTTTCCTGGAAGCAGAAGTGTAGCAGCTCAGTTACAATTACCTGATGATCTTCAGAAACATCCGGACCATAAAGTTTCCAGTCGACTGAGTGATGGTTGTTGACAAAGCATTTTAATATTTGAAGGAAACTTTCTGTTGTCAAAGTGCATGAAAATGTGCCAAGAGGAGAGTTAAGGGTCCACAGCTTTGGATCCTTCACGTTCTGCTATGACGCTCCTTTAGAGGAACGTTTATGCAGCTGGACGGTACGAATGCAGAATATGGTGAAGCTGTGAATCTCAGCGGTGAAGGCCTCCTCTGGACTCATGGTTCTTTAACTGATCGTCTTTACTGATCTGTAGGATCTTTAAGGAGAACTTTTATTTCAAGTCACAGACGTGTGTCTGTGGAACAACAGAACAAAGAAGTGATGACTGGAACAGTGGTGGACATATAAATGGTTAATTTACTCATCTTTTCTGGAGCTTTCAATGCTGTCTCATTGCCTTCTTCAGGAAAATGTGACCTGCTCAGGGGTCATCAGTAGTTTTCAGGACTTTTGGTTCTTTTCGTTACACCTGCCAGGAGGTTCTGCTGTCATAAGATGTAGGTACGTTGCCTGGTTCTAAACCAGTCAGTGTTACTGGTTGTGgtcttgttttcagttttgggaCATCACATCAAAACCAGTCCCACCCTAACAGAACACCTGTTGTAACCCAACAGAAACTCTGTTCCTAATGGACTGCAGAAACTGTGTGATGTGATTGAAAGCTCTGGAAAAAGCTGGTGAGCTTTTCCCTTTtccataaaaaaattaaaaacgtAGATTTATTATGATTGTAGATGAAGGAGTTTATAGTGAAATGAAGTGTCTTCCCTGAATGTGGTCCCAGTTTCTTTGGGTTTTTTGGATCCATTTGAGTTTGTGTCCAACAGCAGTCATCTGTTAGAGCTCAGGCTAAAACTAATCAATATTTCCACAGTCACTTAACCTGTTGATTGTTGTCTGGATGAattgatcagctgtttggttAAAAACGTGGATATTCAGTCTACTGTCATAgagaagaaaccagaaaatgttcagattgaatcacagaatttagactgtttttatgATAATGATTActtgattatcaaaataatgGAGGATTTATTTATCAGCTGGCAGCTAATCAATTTTTTGTTcagctttaattttctaatttattcATCCCTCAAAAGGCAAAGTTTTCAGGCACAATTACTCTGTTACTCAAAGTTAGAAAGAGAAAAGTACACAGAATAAAGGTACGTTATGTCAgaaagtcagttttttttaggtgtgtttacctgaacAGGTACTGCTTCCTCCTTCGTTTATCCCATTTCAAGTCGGTTCAATGTTCTGGACCTTTAAGATGTCTGAATGTCAGACTTctttctgaatgttttcagcAATCACCAGCCTTCAAtctcagctgtagatgtttgtAAAGATGTGAAGGTTCTGTTCACCTTTAATTATGCCCAACAATCCTCAGTAAACCTGAAACACCTGCAGACAAACTGTCTGCGCAGGTATCAGGACCTGCTACGCTAACAAAGCTAACAAACATTAACTGTGTAAAACTAAACAAGTCCTCCCAACCTCACttaattttaaatgagaaaattagAATGAAAACcagtaaagaaaaagaaggctAACAAGCCAGCTAGCTGTCCCTGCAACAACAGCAAGAGTATGCTAACTGAGCTAGCAAACTGATTTTGCTGACTTGGTTCAAATTCAGTGTGGACattttgtttacagtgtttttagTCACCAACCTTCTGTAGTAACAGTCAATGTCATAAGTAGAAAACAAAAGATTCTTTCATGAGATTTGGGAACGATAAAGTCATTAAATATTATTTGATTTCATGCAGTTTTTAGATTTCAAAAGCCAACATTTTGATAATAGAAGTAATTTTCTTCCATCAGGTCCTGATCCTGTTCAGACAAACGTCTGAACGtttttttactatttctttgttttggttcatCACAACTGTAATCTCCATGAGTTTGTTAAGTGACTGTCGTGTTAAAGCGACACGTGAGGAAGCAAACATGCACCTTTGCAGGTTAAAACAATCACTCAgagaatagttttatttttttaagctacATTTTGTACTGATGAAGCTGTCAGAGAAGTGAGAAGATAAAAGTCTGTTTCAGTGGATTCACCTGCACAGGTTTACCAGAGGCTCAACAAGAAGGTACGAATGTGaacttaaataaaacagaaccaACATTGTGTAACTGGAAAATGTGGCTTTAGTGAGTGACGGTGGTTCTCTGATGTTTCACCCGTTTAATGGATTTCAGTGGtgctgtttgttctgctgctggagcttGAAGCCCAGAGGGGATGATGGGAGATGTAGTCCAGTAGTGAAGCAGGTTCCAGTACTGTGATCAGttcatgtgctaaaataaaagctgcaaactGAACCTGGATCTGTGTCATTATACAGTGCCAATGAGGAAACTGCAGCTGCTAATTAGACCTCACAGACAGTGAGTGTTCCAAAACAGATGTAAAGCAGCTCTAAGGTGGGTCTAAAACGAACCTGCACTGGGTAAAAGCACACCTGCTCCACGTGTGCTCCAGATAGAACCAGTGTGAGGTACCTGTGCTGAAGAACACCTGTCTGAGAGTGAGAGACATTTCATTCAAACTGGATGCAAACTCCGTGCTTCAGATTTGTTTCCATGACGACTGTGTGTCCACCTGAACTGTAACATCATACACCTGAGATCAGAGATCAGTCGGTCAGGTGCTGCCTCACCTGGATGACTCAGCAGTCAGTCAGTGAGTCGGCTCAATCTGATTTGTTTGTCAGGCAAAGTCAAAGTATCGAAACAAATCAAAGCACAACTATTTACATGAACTTacctcactcacacacacacacacctgagaccGACATTGTTTGATGTGTAGCTGAATCATTACGTTTGAGGTTGTTTAAAGGTCAGTTTTTGATCAAAGTAGTTAGTTTAAAATAATAGTGTCAAGTCTTTATTTCCTTCTTTCAGCTCTATTGTAAAACAGTGTTAAGCCCCGCCCCGACTGTCCTGTACGTCCATATAAGAAGAAAGGAAGCTTTGCAGAAGGGCTCACACACTTGTGTGTTAATGACAGCAAGTGAGGAGTGTGTCAGCCGCCAACACTCATACAGAGGTTATTGATCAGTGATCGTATTTACAGCAGAACCGAACTGAATTTTAAGTCAAAGAGATCATGAAACACTTGAATATGATTTTATTTCCGGGTTTAATGAACACCTTAAAAACCTGAGAGAAATAATGGTGTTTTACTGATGTAATGCAGTGCTGCCCCCTGCAGGCTGAGAGCTGCAACCACAGCAGctcttttaattcattttatcaCATTCAAAtctagttttattttagttcagttctatttttaaaaaaaatattttgcctagtttttattatttcattgcatctagcttttattttattttcatgtctttaaTCATCTTTATTTTAATCTCCACTTATTCTATTATATTCTATAAAAGTTGTTTTTCCAATTGTCAGTTAAAGTGAAAGAAAGTTTATAttgctttacattttttgattatatttACTATTTCTTTTGAACAAAAAGTATGAATAGATGTAGTTTTCTCAGAAAACTGAATCTCTGACATTATAGACTCAATAACTATTTAGCTGATGACAAacagttttcagatttttgtgggtttttttcaaGCGACCAGACTGAACAGAAACGTGGAGAATTCAGTCGTTTTATTCGAAAACACGGCGGTTACAGCAACACGATCAGCAGacaggaataaaaaaataaacttaagtCGGAGACGAGTGGACTCCGACTTCACGTTTCTAAACTCAACACGACAAGTCAGGGTCAAAGAGACGACACCACAAAACCTACACAGACCAGTTCACTTCTATTTACAAGGACCCGAGACCCACAGAGACCCAATGGGAGGAGCTGAAAGGTCACTGAGCTGCAGACGGATAGGTGCCAGGTGAGAGGAGGCGGGGTTAATGCATTAACAGTTCAAACACACCTGAGTTGACTATGAGTCCCAGAATGCATCTGCTTTGAGAAACATCAAATCAGAGATTAACTGGATTAACTTTTGAATCAATCAGCAGCTGCAATAGTTCTGATGTCACAGCATTGAATGGAAGTGTCTCCACGGTGACAGCTGCTGAGACTCGTGGGTAATGTAGTATTCAGTCAGAGCAGACTGAACAGAAGAAAGTTTGAACAGAAGCTGAGTTCAGGATCAGGAGAAACAGAAGAAGCCAGTAAAAGCTGAACTGGTTTCACGGGAGAACCTGATCAAACGTCTAGAAATCAGTTCGATCACGGTGATCCGCTGCACAAAACCTGATCAGCTCTGAGCGATGATCAATAAACTGACAGATCAAACAGAAACTCGCTGCATTTAACAGAATCTACCATTTAACTGAATCaaacctgtttttcttttaagcacagcaacaaaaataatttcCACCATTTGTGAGCAAAACATTTAACTCTAAGTATTTAAATTTCTGAAACCTAAAACCTGCCGGCAGGTTTGAAACAcgtttgattttttaaaaacctccaAAACATCACCAGTGATCagtcaaaaactaaaatctgaAAGAATCAACTTTCAAAAGGTCCAACTTGAAGCAGTCATCTGTATTGGGCTGCTTTGTCAGAAAAAATACCAAATCTGAGTGTAAACACTATATTTCACTAATATGACTTTATTCTGTATGTGCCAtttaaaatttttccaaaaataaaatctttgcTCTTatcagatcctgtaaaaaaagtTCTTCACTCCTGGTTGCAACTGATTTTTCATGACAGAGTGAAAAATCCAAAGGTTTCAGGTgaactggatcaataaaataaatgcagcgtggctcagaaacagtgaacagaggagcaagctgtctgaagatacattcagcatggtgaaacatctttctacagctgatgagcagaggagagagaaaaagtctggagaggacCATGGAGATAGTTCCACATCTACAGTATGAGGAAATAAAATTAGTTCCAGAGTTTTATCATTTGAGGAACCATTATGGTTCctggatttttttagttttataaaattaataaaggaaaagtttatttttctttggtaCTGACAGAAGAAATTTCTgagtttcttctccttcttgaTGTTGTcctgtttccactgcaggactttagattgaaaaatgaatcacagcgagttaaaatgacacaaactgctGAGAATTTAGAGGTTTAGGACGGATCAGTAAAACATGTGAATTGTGACGTGTCATTCTGAAAACAAATTGGTAATCATCGTTGTGTTGAAGTGTTGCAGGAgctctggagcagagcaggaatCACTTCAATCAGGATGAGATTAAATTCAAATGAGGTTTGATTTTTACAGAGGTAAACTGTGACATTAATGGACATGTCGAGGAAAAATGCACTTCTTTAAGCCTTGATCAATACCAGACCAATAAACTGCTATATGATGCATTAATGTTACCTGAAAGTGAGAAAATGGCATCGCTGAAAGTCTATACTTAGATTAATGCAGCCTGTTTCTGTTCAAACTCTTTAAAAGACCAATCAGGCTTTTTTGATTGGTTTCCTGCTTGTCAGCTGACGACGTCACCGAGGtaatgatgacatcatcagcCACGAGCAGCTGTCAGTCTGCAGCTCAGAGGCCAGCaggggtcagaggtcactgGAGGGGGCGGGGTCAGGTGGTGGGTGGGGCCAGGTGGAACAGCAGGTGAAGGCTCCAACTATTCGTCGTCATCGTCGTCACCGTCGTCCTCAGCAtctctcttccttttctcccCTCGAACAGCAGCTCCGTCGTCgtctgacaaaaacacaaatgacagatacttaaaacagtcacatgacGCAAACGAGTTAGAAATACGtcagaaaactgaacaaaagcataaaaaaaacgAGAAGAAAAGATTAGATCCTGAGACAAAGGTAATACTGACACCAAAGATTGTTGttggatgaaaaaaaattaaaaatttaagttaAATCACCACATTAGAATAAAGTATAAGAACAAAGTCATATGAAAGTTATTTTAAGACCAAAGGCCAATTATTATGAACAAAATTACAATTTAACATGaatattctgacattttgcaCTAAAGGTGTAATTTTACATGACAAAATAAACCCTAGATCGAAGAAGAAAGTTGAGTtattagaaaaacaaatatatcaTTAGGCTCACTGTGAGCAAAAAATGGGAACCTgtaaaaaggcaacaaaattGTACAGatgtaatgttaaaataaaaaatttggcagtgtgaaaatgtttttagatttcacccataaaacagttttaaatgtgtaatttcgCTAACAAAGCTGAAATATTGGCAGAATTAATTTATAAGATGCTAACAAATACAGTATCACCTAAAGAATTCTGTTTCAGAAAATGTTATATTATGGGAAAAAAGTGAGAAtaccattaaaaacaaacaaaattactttTAACAAATAATAAAGTCAAAACTATACAAGAAAACAGCaagatttctaaaatatatgtataatcTATAAATATAATCTATATGTGTACTTATAATGAGCACTACATTAGTTGCAAGTGATTTTTAGTTAAAAACAATGATCTGAATATTTCGGGAGTCTGTCACATTATttcaagaaaaacagaattatttcaaGAATAAACTAATGTGTcaataaaatgctgcagttcTACAGTAAACAGATTATGTACTTTTATATGTGGaattaaaaaaagcagcatCGCTGCTC
This genomic stretch from Amphiprion ocellaris isolate individual 3 ecotype Okinawa chromosome 9, ASM2253959v1, whole genome shotgun sequence harbors:
- the plekho1b gene encoding pleckstrin homology domain-containing family O member 1b — encoded protein: MKKNSSGKRGPADTAPQNTPPDKVGWIRKFCGKGIFREIWKNRFVVLRGDQLFICEKEVKELGRADEVLDLSDYERCEEIRKNKSRSKKNHSKFRLQRCSSPGNTVPNLVFLAVSPEDKESWISVLNAAITRAKNRILDEVTVEDSQLSHLTRDRVKIPHNRRLPTRGHLLAVASTSSSDGMLTLDLIQEEDTVSPQGADGFRVDLDKFRLTPDCPRSKTDGTLSARTAEASGKSQSLPREVVVVWEQTGPAQTPQAGKRLTTAEKNRCASMDEILTHSETKTVKNKAPSRSSASSPTGMAAPISQLQDLIGQKLEKTEQLLMEVRTDGEGELGKMKSGTDGTRAEAERLLKEAAAAWNQAREVLEEVKELRVLYRQLDSTSAISPSNSNKLSPDRKSLM